The Trichoderma asperellum chromosome 6, complete sequence region CAAAAATTGTACTTGCCACCGTCCAACCATGCCGGCGTAGGTGTCTACATGATTGAGTATTATGCGTGCAAATGTTTTGACCGTTAATGTAAGACTGGAATATCGCTCCAATGGCATCCAATACAGGTCCTGAGATATATCCTCCTTGCTAAATGTGTCTACTAGATCTCAACAGATGTAATAGTAAGATAGATTTCAGTCTCTCACATCCTTTTCATGACAAAGTCGTGTAGGTCAATTGCTTTGCACATGTTATATTCacgcttcctttttcttaaatGGATCGACTCCTCCTTGATCATTATTTTCTATCAGTTGaaatatacatgtaattgTTTGCTATCTATGTGCCAAGTCCTGTGAATCTGGGTACGCAAGCGTATATATGAGCAATTCACGACGATATAGCGGGCCATTGGACCAACTCCATACAATGCGCCAAGTTAAGTGATTCAGCTACAGTATCAGTGGATGGAGTTCGCCGAGGGCCTTCGGTATAATGTTATGCGGCAGGAGAACCCGCATGTAACCAGCCAGCATTACAGTGGATTGATAGCAGGGCCGAATCAATTTGCCTCTCTGCTCAGTTCCATGCCACTAGAGCGATCTAAAATAATGATTCCTTATACAAAAGAGGGGACGCCGGGGCTAAACTGACCCTCTTTGGCCACATTGACTTGATCTTTGAGACTAAAATGGGAAAAAGGTGAAACAAGAGAAATCAGAGCAAAAGAATGCGTGAACGAGAGGATTGAAATATTCTGccggtgttttttttttttttttttttttttgccgctAGTAAGGTGCGCAATGGCAAAGATACGTACTTTGCCCTTTCCTGCGAGATACCTTTCCTCAGGCAGCAGGCAATGCGCAATTTAACGCACGCATTGGCTTCATTTTAGAATGCGCATTCTTCCACCGCGAGTCAAAATACGACAGGTCTGCATCTTTGGGCGATTCTTACCGGATTCCGCATGTGCTTCACAAACTCGGTGAGAAACACGAGACAAGGTGGCCAATGACAGGCCTCCAAAACGCACAACCGTCCTATCAGCCTGGCCTGAATCGCACGCTTGCAGCATCATGTAGGCTGAACTGGATCCACGCCGGTGCTAACACGACCATCTGCCTGCATCCACATGGGGTTCGGTGGGTTATGGCCTGCTGCAAGGGTATCTGTGGGCGCCACTCGTTATGCTCGTGCTGATGTTGCTAGCAGATGGCCTGAGGGAGCCGCGGAAAATCGCTCGGCGACGACGCGCAAAGACTTTGGGAAAGCTTGGCTGTGGGAGCAATTTGCTCTGTTTCTGGAAACGCAAAAGCCCGGCGTCTCGCCATCTGCACATCACATCCACGTGGAGGCTCATGCGGGGGAAGATCGTGAGATCGCCTCGCTTTTTGGCTCTGTGGGCTCGCCAGCAGCGGACGGACGAGCGGTTTGAATTGGCCTAGCCTGGGCGGAGAAAGTGGCGGGGGATATTTTAGGTGGTGGGATTGGAGATGCAGCCTCTGGCCCTGAATCTTGCTGCTCTGGGTTGGCGCTCCAGCCCTTACGCTCGTCGGATCTCTTAACGCTACCTCCCTCCCGCCAGCAAGGACATGCTGCTGGTCAACTTTATTTAGACTCCCGATGGCTGGCTTCCAGATTGTTCTGCTCCCACCGCGCCCTGCCGCTCCCATCGTGGGCTTGTTGCTGCCATCGTTCCCATCGTTCTGCTCGTGCCGGTTGCGAGATAAAACCACGGAGCAAATACCGCGAACGGCTGACCTGTGCTACGGGGCTAGAGCAAGCCTTGCAGGGATGCTCACCCACGGTGACGTAGGTGTGCCAGGATCCATGTGGCTAACATCCACGCTCGTCGAGTTTGTACAACACGAACGCCGTCGTCTGCTATCATTAATCCGTCTTAACCGGCGCCATATTCAAACTATACAGGCACTCATATAATCAGGAAAAAGAGGCCTAAGCCATATGGGGCCGAGACATCCACAATGTAACCAGAGTTTCACAACTCCCAGAGTGGCATTTGGGGGATAAGAAGAGGAGCTCTGAGCGCGCGCTGGCTGATTGAATGAGCTAAAACCCCTCATGCCTCCCGTTGGCTCGTTatcggaaaaaaaaaaaagttttaggaaaaaaaaaagagaataaaaagcCATCGTCTTGTCCACTTTTCATGTGTTTTCTGCGTTGTTAATACCTCATCCATTGTCTCCCTGTTCGGCTTTGGGAGCAGTGTTGTTATACAAGATGTCTCTAAATTCTCCGAGTAAAGTGGCCTTGGAGCCACACCCCGACGACAGCTCGAATCCTGCTCAGAATCGAGACGATGatgcacaaaaaaaagatcttTCTGAGCCATCAAGAACTATAGAAGTCGCCGATGAGCTTTCAGGGACAGTGATGCCGGCCTTGGCTGAAGGCGACATACCTACGACGACCAAGTGGGAAATTTGGACGTGGTACGCTTATTACATCGGCGCCAATGGCCTGTCCCTTTTCAACTTTGGCCCTACGGCCTTCCAAAACCTGCTTTCTCAGGCTGCTCCCGAATCTGGCCTCCTCGAATTTGCTGGCCGATATCGCGATGTGAATAGCATTGTTTTGCTCGCCAACGGCATTTCTTTTGCTCTGCAAGCCGCTCTGTTTCTGATTATTGGTGCCTACGCCGATTTTGGCACTGGCCGTCGATGGATTTTGATTGTCTGGTCTGTCATTGCCTATGGTATTGGATTTGGCTGGCTCGGCGTCCACAAACCCGAGCAGTGGAAGATTGCTACCGCGCTATACATTGTCGGTTTGATTGCGTATCAGCTAACCTTGACATATTGGACTGCCGCTTTCCCATCTCTAGCCCGCAACACCACGAAGCTCAAAGACTCACGGTTGCAATATGAATCTGGAGACATCAcgctggaagagctggatCGCCGCGATGAGATGGAGCGGAGCCGGCTTAGCAACGTGTCTTTCTACATCCAGTCGGTTGGCGAGGTTGTAATCCTAGCCATCATCGTGGGCATCATGTTTGGCGTCAAAGTGGACGACAGCACCGAAAACAATAACTGGGGCTTGTCTGTGCTCATCGCTTTCGCGACTGCTGTCTGGCTGGTCCTCTCGCTTCCGTGGTTTTTTGTTGAAAAGAAGCGCCCAGGCATGCAGATCCCGCCTGGCTATAATATTGTTACAGTCGGCTTTTG contains the following coding sequences:
- a CDS encoding uncharacterized protein (EggNog:ENOG41~TransMembrane:11 (o117-136i148-167o179-202i241-261o273-296i333-356o368-389i401-421o433-452i464-489o501-520i)), coding for MSLNSPSKVALEPHPDDSSNPAQNRDDDAQKKDLSEPSRTIEVADELSGTVMPALAEGDIPTTTKWEIWTWYAYYIGANGLSLFNFGPTAFQNLLSQAAPESGLLEFAGRYRDVNSIVLLANGISFALQAALFLIIGAYADFGTGRRWILIVWSVIAYGIGFGWLGVHKPEQWKIATALYIVGLIAYQLTLTYWTAAFPSLARNTTKLKDSRLQYESGDITLEELDRRDEMERSRLSNVSFYIQSVGEVVILAIIVGIMFGVKVDDSTENNNWGLSVLIAFATAVWLVLSLPWFFVEKKRPGMQIPPGYNIVTVGFWQLYEAMTQIRQLKQSLIFLAGYFLIGDSLNTTVTVISTLQNQVVAYDTLKLTYLLIVGIVAQAVGIGGFWLIQKKFNLSAKTMFNAVMVSIILLDGWGMVGNWTDKFGFHNEWEVWVYQAFYGLFVCPWYSYSQIMISSVTPRGHEFLFFSIFNIIGKSSSFIGPLISSAIIDATPNSSNNSAPFYFLFALTIVSTGGIWTFLDLDKSAREQEAFLAQEKARIMGNDVMTSKSTEQDQDGV